The Lolium rigidum isolate FL_2022 chromosome 1, APGP_CSIRO_Lrig_0.1, whole genome shotgun sequence region tctactcagcttttcctaacttgtactcaccggccgatatccgattggtcgagatgtatgtcacacggatcttggttagttgaaagctcaacgaacgcttgcaccgttcgatcatttatgatcggacggcctgtatctctctctctaccatgatggacgcatacggagacaagagcagagcacatacctaccaaccctggcagttgcatattccagtcgcatcctcctctctcgtatttcctctcttactacggcggtcgcggcggcgcggatctaaccgtgcgtgcggcggcgtgcggcggcgcggatctaaccgtgcgtgcggcggcgtgcggccgcgcggatctaaccgtgcgtgcggcggcgtgcggccgtgcggatctaaccgtgcgtgcgccgtggatctaagagtgccggtgaggatctaaccgtcagaaatagttgaaatgtctctatctgtctctctctgtctccaaCCGGTgaggattctattctcagatctgttgaatgatgaagaacaccaagacggcggccgtgccgacagtggtcatcgatgccacgaacattgaagccatcgcctacaacatcgcttcgacgcgcgcagacccagccttcaatgtcggagcctcgttgatgtctcacttccggtgccgagagtgcgaatcgatgccaagacgattgaagccatcgtctacaaccgcgctgcaaagccgccgatccagccctccgcagatccgtcgctgatgaagtacaccaagacagcggcggttccgacaccggtcatcgatgccacgaacattgaagccatcgccgataacatcgcttcaacgtttgatggcgcagatgaccgtgttcgacgccgcaaattgggataaattatgataaatttgtatttttcaatttccaaatgggataaaattgttcgaactactacctccgtctcaaaaaaagcttctccacgttcttgatgtgtccatgtacatccatatgtacgatttgaattctatcccaacttgattgggaagatattgatatgtattttatccggaggctggtacatgctttcacttttgggatcccttcacttttataaaatgttcatgtattctaaaattatcgtgcacattacttagcacaagtaggaaattgtacaccaaaatacagtgcttagagccacaacaaaatacagtagTTAGAGCCAtttactgaataacaattctatactaaatcgtctaccagaaccacataactgctaggacacggatgacacctaataaaactgcacaaatgaatctacttttctcctctcccatcactttaagttcatgttctagattttctaccacttgatcaaatacggcaagatctgtctcaactctcaacttctccttgcgaatatgctctgaattcttcttttcttcctccacaatacgcttcagctcgaatatcatcaggtttttacgggccaattcatcacctaaattggccaccttctcctccaaatccatcctctcggctacaccaccgggttgattcatcttggtatgcaatgtaccatggatcatcggcttgcctggctaactgtaacaataatggaaaaaagaacaactgaaatcaccccaacaggccatggcggaacttcaaattcaacggtagtacagagagctgaagctagatacctgcacttccgacgaggtaggagaagtagaacgtggccacgacatgatcgaatccccaccctcgccggtgtacccgctacgaccagacattgaggactatttcgtacctgcaaactccaataaattacgggaaccgaatcgattagggggcaggggaggcagaagcggaggtcttaccaagctataccaattggtgcgcggaacaaatcccggtcgtcgtgggcggcggatctgcttgcggcggactttcctgcggtgggtacaatgcgtgcggacgaaacaagtgctggacccgtggttgacgtgcagcgccgcagttcgtccgacgccgccgggggacagagtcggcggcgcgacgaggcgccggcgatggctgctccgtccgacggtggggaacgagctgccagcggttctccggtctagcttaagaataattaattagcgaacttgttgcttctctctatgatattctctaaagacatatatcagagcggcaatatgtgagttttcctgaaaaatagacgacccactggtcattggctgcgcaggccccacagagcggcaatatatgattttttctctctaaataagtagacgatcccactggtcattggctgcggcagccacacagagcgacaatatgtgtcttttcctgaaaaatagacgaccccactggtcattggctgcggaggccccacggagcggcaatatatgattttctctaaataaatagacgatcccactcggtcattggctgcggcagccccacagagcggcaatatatgtcttttcctgaaaaatagacgaccccactggtcattggctgcggaggccccacagagcggcaatatatgagtttctctaaataaatagacgaccccactggtcattggctgcggcagccccacagagcggcaatatatgtcttttgctgaaaaatagacgaccccactggtcattggctgcggcagccctatagagcggccccatttgtcattggcagcaccgcgtataaaatcatgaaataaaacggcccacacgtcagcgatagatggatggctgctccgacgtgtctcctgaccctacccgtcagcacgagacggtcagggaggagctgcccctgtgcggccccacccggtcagactaacggtcaaggcctctgacccgacggctaccggccgttccagcacttgtgcgtgttttaaactagaggaggggaaaactgaggaaaaactaagggactggggaaaactgagtacaactaacgaaccagaggcacgaaaatagaaatccctttaaaatAACTGGTATAAAAGCATTATTTCACTGCTCTATATTTATAAGACCGTATGTAAATATGTCAATGTGAACATGGAAAAGAAAATAATACCGAtaaatcttttcaaaataaaGTGCTCTAAAATGTCACTTTGGAAAGTGATGACTGCTCGGTTACGCAGGCATGGAAATTGGAACCAACGACATAGAGAGAGATCAATCGGTGCAGAATACGAACAGGCAACGACCACACCTGGCCTATCAATTGCAGCGCTACACAGATTCACGACTAATTAATCGCCGTTGCGAGCGGTGATTGTTGGCATTCTGCATTGATTCATCTTCTAGCGGTAGCCGTTTCACATTCCAGGCGCCTAGTATAAAGTGTATCCGTagaccaccacaaagcaaacgccagCCGTTCGCTCGTGGCTAACGTGGCCAGCGTCCCATCTTCCCACAGTTTCCACTACGTACCAGCCTTCTCGCCATGGCGAATGCCAGCACAAACCTCACCAGTGCCGCGCGCGAGGTGCAGGTGCTCAAGATCGACGGCTACAACGCGTGCAAGTCCATGTGCACTGCGAAGAAGGGCTACAGGGACGACGGTTTCATCGAATCCAGATGGAACGTCGGTGGGCACGAATGGGAGGTACGCATGTATCCTGCGACGGTGATATTCGGGGCCGGCTACGGCGAGCCTCTGTTCCGCAAGTCTTCCAAGCCATTATCTGTTCGTGAAAAAATTGACTGGGGCTACGACGCAAGGTGGCTTGCGCTGAAGCTCGTCATCGTCGGCAAACCCGGGGTGAGGGCAGCTCTGGGCTGCCGGCTGGTGGACCCGAGAGGCCTACTCGAACCATCTGAAGAGAAGAGCGTGTCAACGTACTTCGGGAGCTGCAATTCTTGCACGGAAGCAATCCTGCTCATCGAAACACGAGATCTGGCAGCGTCGGGTTATCTCAGGGGCGATTCGTTGTCTGTGGAATGCAGCGTCACGGTTCTGAGGGAGTTGCCGGTACCGACTATTCCATTCCCAGCTAAAGAAGCGATCGTTCCACCATCCACCAACCTGCACCTGCACTTCGGTGAGCTCCTGCAGAGCGGGACCGGAGCGGATGTCACGTTTATCGTGTCTGGCGAATCTTTTGCGGCGCACAAGCTCATACTCTCTGCAAGGTCTCCTGTCTTCATGGTGGAATTCTTTGGAGATATGAAGGAGAAGACCTCGCAGAGCGTGGAGATCGAGGACATGGAGGCGACCGTGTTCAAGACTCTGCTTCATTTCATCTACACAGACACGGTCCCTGAACTGGAAAAGGAGCAGGAGGAGTCAACTGTGATGTCTCAGCATCTCCTTGCTGCCGCTGACAGGTACGGCCTCGACAGGCTCAAGCTGATCTGCGAGGCCAAGCTCTCTCGTGTCGTCGCCGTCGACACGGCAGCGACAACTCTGGCGTTAGCTGAGCAGCACAATTGTTTGCAGCTCAAGGGTAAGTGTGTTGAGTTCATCCTCAGCAGTCCGGCGATTCTAGATGCTGTTCTTTTGACGGAGGGGTATAAACACCTGGCGGCAAGCTGCCCTCTAGTGCTGGCCGATCTTCTCAAGTCCGCACATGGGAGAAAGTGTTGAGGCGTAGTTGGTAGCAGAGTTCCAAGATTTGAGGATGATTTTAGTTTCTATATTTCTGCTCGATATTCTCTAGCTAGTAGAAACGTGTGTCCTTCTCTAAAAAGAGATGGCCATGGCCATCTATATGTGCTAGCTAGTAGTATGAGCTTATCATTTTCCTTTCAACCTCTATGACAGGTGTAGGCTTTGTTCCGTTATTGAAATCAGAGATTTAATCCCTTCAACCAAAAGATAAGGTGCTACGAGCAACATAGAGGATACTGTCAAAAGGTTATTATAAATGTCTTTGTGGAGAGGTTGGAAATATATTCTATCTTGGTACGCAAATTGGAAGAGTAGGTTGCTTCAGAGTTTGCACACATTATTTGCTCTGCGGCATCCACACATCACTGACACGATGTACAGTTTAGTTCCAAACACCTTGCCATCAAATTTTGGGAAAAGCATGTGAAGAATGAAAGCCCAGACCTATCTAGCAAGGGGATGAAAAAGCTGAACTTAGTAGCttatttttttttacatttcCTTAATTGAAATTGGACTACAAGCTATGGAGCTGTCATGAACATATCTTGAAATAAATAGGAAGTGTGGAAATATTTCCCGTCTCATAACTCAAGCAACTGTAACTGAAGCTTGGTATATAGTCAATCCAACATCAAAAGTAAGTATGCTATTTGATTTTTGGTAGACAAAATTGCCAAAATTACATGGAGTGATGGTACTGTAATGCAATTTTTCTTAGACCAAATGTGAGGTCGTCCCGCATCCCGCCAGGGCACGTGCTGCTGCACCCCGTCCTCCATGTGTGCAGCAAGGAGCAGCTCCAGCCACTACATAGACAATCAATTGATTGTGAAGCTGAATTACCTGATGTGTTGCGTGGTGGTTTATGGAGGCTGCTTTGTGACCCATGGTTGGTACCATGCTATGATACAGCGAATCCAAAGACGCTGCTTGGTTGATTCACTGTTGATGCACGGCCTAACATCTGCGGCAGGGGCAGAGGGCGAGACAAAGCCTGCGGTTGCGGGCTGCCGCAACAACACCGTCGTTACCAACAATCTCCATTCATGCTGGAGCATCAAGCGCGTTTGAACCAGCCAAGACACATTCTGCCATGTCTCCAAAAAGTAAATTGGTTATGTGTTGCAATTTATCCGGGGGTGCACCAGGTGTTCGTTGAATTGCCTTCAGGGCATGATAGTCTAGATGCATAACATCTGCACCTTGTTGAGTTGTTGTGCTAGTGTCCTTTTATCTACGAAAATTACATACTTGGTTTAGATGATTCGTTGTTACTTGTATGTTTTTGGTGTTGTTATTTTCTTCTGAACCTTTTTTACGAGCAATGACAGATTGTTAAACTAGGGAGATACATAACCATGAAGATTTTTCGATTTATTGTGATATCCTTTTTTTACTAGTGGTATTATCAGATGTGGGCATACTGGTTTGAATTTCTCCCAAGCAGCAGCACTGATGTTAATTTGGTGTGTAAATATTTTCCTCTTGTGACTTCCTGTTGAGGTAATGTAGTTATTTTCTGTCAAGCATCCCGCATCTTTGATCGCCGGTGAACCATTCTTGCAGTGTGTCTGTCAGACCGCAAACTTTAATCGCCGTGAACCATTCTTGTAGTGTGTGACCGCAAAACTTTGATTTTTAGTGCTAAACTGTCAAAATTGTAATAATATTATATTAACCCATTTTAATAATGCAACTTATTGTCTATTGGATATGCTCAATCTCGGAATGTCTCGTGTAACTGATAAAATTGGTCAACTAGATGGGAAGTATTGGACATAACATACTTTAAACTTCTAGTGATTGCAGCAGGGCATTGACAATGTTGCACAGTGGCGGGCTTAGGACTGCCGCTCTGACGATACCGAGGACAATAACGGATATGACTAACTGCTAGGTGCATCTCGTTGCCTTCTCATCTGATAAAATGGCTTCAACTCACTTTAGTAGAGTTGCTAGTGACTTTAGTTAAGTTGACTACATTATAGTTTACTTTGTATCGAGTTGTTTTGCTTCCTCTATCCCTTTTAACTAAGTTGTCTTTATCAACATGCTTAAGTTGGTGACACCATCTAACTAAGTTGTTTTTATAACCTAACCAAGTTGTTCTACAAGCAATATCCTGAGTTTGCATAGTGATTTAATTAAGTTGCTTTTATCAGTATGCAAGTTGGTTCCACTATCTTACTAAGTTTTTTTGTAACCTAACCAATTTATTTTACAAGCAATGTCTTAAGTTGCATAATGATTTGATTAAGTTGCTTCTATCAACATGCTTGAGTTGGTTCCATCATCTAACTAAGTTGTTTTCACCAATAACCAAGTTGTTTTACAAGCAATGTCTTAAGTTGCATAATATTTTGATAAGTTGCTTCTATCAATATGCTTAAATTGTTTCCGTCAtcataaaattttatttttatcacCTAACCAAGTTATTTTACATTGAATGTCCTAAGTTGCATAGTAATTTGATTAAGTTGTTTTTATAACATGCATAAGTTGGTTCCGTCATTTAACTAAGTAGTTTTTATCATCTATCCAAGTTATTTTTCCAAGCAATGACCTAAGTTGCATAATGATTTGATAATGTTGCTTCTATCTATATGCCTAAGTTATTTCCATCATCTATACAAGTTGTGTTTATCACCTAACCAACTTATTTTACAAGTATTGTGCTGAGTTCAATAGTAATTTTATTAAGTTGTTTTTATCAACATGCTGAAGTTGGTTCCACCATCTAACTATGTTTTTTTGTCATCTATCTAAGTTATTTTCCAAGCAAAATGCACTAAGTTTGCATAGTGATGTAACTAAGTTGTTTTTATCAACATGCAAGTTTTTTCACACATGCACAAAGTATTTTCACACATGTTTTTATCAACATGCAACTAATTGTTTGGAGGATTTAGCAATCTAGAAACAAATCTTTACATTAAAATTTGAATCTATCTCTATCTCTCTTGAATCTTgaatcttgatttttttttttgtgtaggTCATTTCAATACACTCGCTACTCTTCCGAATGTTATCTTGATATGCTACATAAGCAATGGTCAATCCATTTGTATCATGTCGATTGGGTATGTGTAGAGAACTtcataatactctatgttgtgttcagCTCATTAGAAcaaagcactagtagaaaacagggcttttGTCCAGGCCTTTTGTCCCAGCCCATTCTGGGACCGGGACAAATGgcttggccacgtcgccccgaaaccagctGGAGGGcacgaccccttttgtcgcgatcTGTtacgacccttttgtcgcggaccGTACCACGACccactgaaaggatcgtatgccgcacctagagggggggggtgaataggtgctaaccaatttttagttctttttcaatttaggcttgacacaaaggtaaattctctagatatgcaactaagtgaacttacctatatgacaaggatatcaactacgcaaggtatagcaacgcaataggagatagagtggaatagaggtaaccgagagtggagcacgcgatgacacggagatgattcccgtagttcccttcctttgcaagaaggtacgtctacgtttggaggagtgtggttgctacgcaagccaaaccaacagccacgaaggcttcactcagatctcctgtgagcaacgccacgaaggcctagcccacttccactaagggatttcctcgaggcggaaaccgggcctttacaaagttcttggggcacacatccacaaccaaattggaggctcccaaatctgtaacaacacaacaaatcaacaagcatacatcaacaacaacaactagggatccaaagaggaacactagcaagggggccctcaagcataagagggggaaatgagaaacgcttcggtgaggatgtagatcggggtcttctccttcgattctccaaagcacaagtgatttgggtggttgagggaggagatccgatggatttgatgttcttggtggctcaacaatggtgtatgTTCTTTTTGGAGGGGGAATGAGCAACCCTAGCACTTTGGAGAAGAAGCCTTTAAAAAGCGGCTGTCGATGCAGTCGTTGGAGCCgttggagaggggtggccggtagtaccggccagatcgggccggtactaccgctcctaggcGACGCGCACGGCCACTGGGAGGAGGCCACGTGGGCAGGTGGGCGCGGGCCgggaggggaggccggagcctccggccggggtaccggccgaggtaccgccggggctccaacctCCCTGGCACATGTACTGAGGCTCCAAGCCCCaaccggtaccatgggcggtaccaaggccggagcctccggccgtggccaggccggcggtaccgccTGTGCCTCCGGCTCCTTCTTCCCTTtacttttctcttcttcttcttatttcttcctttcttcttttctttcttttctttcttttctcttccgaAATCTTGCACGCTCTTCACATCTTGGGCATCTAGAGAATGTAGTACCCTACAAATCTTATAAACCGAAATGTTCATGTATtatcattgtcatcaacaccaaaactacatataaaatgagatatgatctttcaatctccccctttttggtttctTGATGACAATATAAGATTTGCAAATGAAATGAGTATATGAGCAATCAAATTATAAGACGATGTAATaagctccccctagacatgtgcatagAATTATCATTTGAGTAAGAGGCACATAATCTAGGAACAAAATACTCAAGTAAATATGAATCACCAACAAGTGCAAAGATGCTTAGTAAGCAAATAAATTCATC contains the following coding sequences:
- the LOC124700334 gene encoding BTB/POZ and MATH domain-containing protein 1-like gives rise to the protein MANASTNLTSAAREVQVLKIDGYNACKSMCTAKKGYRDDGFIESRWNVGGHEWEVRMYPATVIFGAGYGEPLWLALKLVIVGKPGVRAALGCRLVDPRGLLEPSEEKSVSTYFGSCNSCTEAILLIETRDLAASGYLRGDSLSVECSVTVLRELPVPTIPFPAKEAIVPPSTNLHLHFGELLQSGTGADVTFIVSGESFAAHKLILSARSPVFMVEFFGDMKEKTSQSVEIEDMEATVFKTLLHFIYTDTVPELEKEQEESTVMSQHLLAAADRYGLDRLKLICEAKLSRVVAVDTAATTLALAEQHNCLQLKGKCVEFILSSPAILDAVLLTEGYKHLAASCPLVLADLLKSAHGRKC